TCAAGCCCGGACTGATAGTGCTTTTCCGCGCGCTCCTCGGCCGTGTCGCAGGCGGCCAGAACCCCCATGCCGAGAGCAAGCGCGAAGGCGGTCAGGGATTTTCGAAAGGCCATTCATTTCCTCGGAGCCGATCGCACCATGTGGCGAGTGCGCGGGGGGCGTGGATTGTCATGAGGGTCTTATCGCAGGATGCCGGGCCTGTTCAATTCAATAGCCCGTGCCCCTGAGAACGACGCGAATCGTCGCCATCAGCAGTTTCAGGTCCGTCGTCAATGACAGCGTTTCGTCATAGCGAGTGTCGTGTTCGGCGCGCTTCGAGAATTCACTTTCATTGCGGTCCGAGACCTGCCAGGGACCGGTGATCCCCGGCCGAAGCGCGTAATAGGCCATGCCAGAATAGAGGGCGCGCTGGCTTGGCATCATCGGGCGCGGACCCACAAGGGACATGTCGCCCACGAACACGTTCCAGAGCTGAGGGAGCTCATCGAGGGACGATTTGCGCAGAAATCGGCCGACCCGCGTGATCCTCGGATCAGATTTGAGCTTCTGGGTGCTGTTCCATTCGAGCAGCGCTTCGGCATTGTGCGACAGGTAGTCCTCGAGCAGCCGGTCTGCGTTCGGCACCATCGTGCGCAGCTTCAACATCCGAAAGGTCTTTCCGCGGCGGCCGACGCGGTCGTTCAAGTAGAACGGCGCGGAGCCATCGAGCGCGACCAGAAGCGCGAGGAAACCGATGAGAGGCGCAACGACGACGCTCGAAATCAGAACCACCGCCAGATCGAACAACCGCTTGAATACATTTCTGTAAATGCCAGACCGTTTGCGCACTTCCACTAGGCCGACTGGAGCACTCGCCATACCATAGTCTTCGGAAAGATCATTAAGTTGAAGCGTCATCCATGGGCTCCACCGGCACCACCCAACACATTCAAGCGCCAATATGGCACCTGAAGAATCCACACCATTACCGCCACGCCGCGCTACCGCGCGCCGACACGTATTCTTATCATCTTCAGATAGGCGGCGAAACGAAAGTTTCCTTAAGGAACACCGAATTGTCCGAGATCATCGCGGGATTCCGCTCGACTGAGCGAACACTCGCCGGGTCGTTCGCCCTATGCGTGAAATTCTGTTTCTGCGGGCGAAACATTGTGGGGCCCTGTCGCAATTGGGCCGCGGTGCCCGCTGAATTGGCGCGGGCACGAGACTTCGATTCGAAGGCAGGGTAGGGTAGGGTTGCAGGGAAGACGCGGTGGCCTTGCAATCCCAAAACAGTTAGGACTATGCCATTAAGTTGCCGAAGTTATATGTGCATCTCCCCGGCGTAGGTCGGGAAGGCACGGAGTATGTATCGTAGCCCGGAAGGTGCCGACCGATCGGGTGGATTAAGTGGATTGCGGATGAACAAGGTCGTGGAGACCAACACGGACGACAGCAGCAACGTCGGCTTCTACATGGACTTCTTCGGGTTCCGCGAGCGCCCTTTCACGCTCGTTCCGGACCCGGATTTCCTGTTCTGGTCGGCGCAGCATCGGCGTGCCTACTCCGTGCTCGAATTCGGGATCCTCAGCCGCGCGCCGATCACGCTGGTCACCGGGGGCGTCGGCTGCGGCAAAACGACATTGTTGCGCGAGTTGCTGCGTCAGTTCGGCTCGAAGGTCACGGTCGGGCTCATCTCGAACGCTCAAGGTGGACGGGGAGAACTGATCCAGTGGGTGCTGAATTCACTTGGCGTCGTCTTCGATCCCAACGAGGGCTATGTCCGACTGTTCCAGAAGCTACAGGACTATCTGATCGAGGAATACGCCGCTGGACGCCGCGTTGTTCTGATCTTCGACGAGGCGCAAAACCTGTCGCCCGAAAGCCTTGAAGAACTGCGGATGCTGACCAACATCAACTCTGGCAAGGACGAAGTCATCCAGCTGGTCCTGGTGGGTCAGCCTGAGTTGAGGGAGATGGTGCTCGATCCGTCGCTGCGCCAGCTTGCGCAGCGCATCGCGGCTAGCTTTCACCTGTTGCCGCTTGACGAGAAGGCGGTGGTGGAACTGATCGCATATCGCCTCCGGGCGGCAGGCGGAACCGGCGAGGAAGTGACGGGTCCGGCGGCGCGGATGATCTTCCGCGTGACCTATGGCGTTCCCCGGCTCGTCAATCAACTTTGCGATATGGCCTTGCTTTATGCGTGGAGCATGGACAATCACCATGTCGATGAGAATGTTGTGCAATCGGTGCTGGATGACGGCGTGTTCTTCGCGGCTCAGATCGCGGCGGAAGATGAGAAACTGAAATGAACCTGGACCTGTCTTTCTACTTCGCGGTCTTCCTGCGGCGGATCCACTATTTCATTGTCATCTTCGCACTGGTCTCGGCGGCTGCCATCGCTGCCGCCTTCCTTTTGCCCGCGGTCTATACGGCGAACTCGCTGATGATCGTGGAATCGCCGCAGATCCCCGGCCAGTTGGCCGCGCCGAATGTGCAGATGGCGGCGCTGGAGCGGCTGCAGAAACTTGAAAGCGCTTTGATGACGCGCACCAACCTTCTGGACATCGCGCAACGGCTGAGGGTCTTCGAGGAGATCGACAAGATGTCGCCGGACGGCATCGTCCAGTCGATGCGCGACAATACCCGGATCGTGAAGAACGCCGGGCGCGGGCAGGCGACGCTTATGTCGGTCCAGTTCGAGGCCGAGACGGGTCCCACCGCCGCAGCTGTGGTCAACGAGTACGTCACGGTGCTGCTTCAGTTCGACGCGGAGCAACGACAATCGAGCGCGGAAGGCACGCTCGAGTTCTTCAATCAGGAGGTCAAGCGGCTCTCGAGTGAACTGGACGTGATCAGCAGCAAGATACTCGATTTCCAGAACAAGAATTCCGATGCGCTTCCCAACACGCTGAATTTCCGTCTCGGCCAGCAGAAATTGCTGCAGGACCGGCTCGCCACGATCGAGCGCGACATAGCCGCGCTCAAGGATCAGAAGGCGCGGATGATCGCAATCTTCGAGTCGACCGGGCAGGTCAATCCGACAGCGCCGGCCGCCAACCAGACGCCGGAGGCGCGCCAGCTCGACCAGTTGCGCACGCAGCTTAACGGGATGCTCGCCGTCTTCACGCCGGAGAACCCGAAGGTGAAGATGCTGCAGCTCCAGATTCAGCAGTTGGAGGAGGTTGTCCGCGCACAGTTGCCGGCCGACTCGGCGGCCGACCCGGCGGCATCAATGCTCGACGTTCAGCTCGCCGATCTCGATACGCGCATCGCGCTGCTGGAGGAAGAGCGCGTACGCGTGCTGGAGCAGCTTGATGAACTGCAGGATTCGATCTCTCGGACACCGGCCAATCAGGTCGCGCTCGATGCACTCAACCGCGACTATTCGAACATCCAGCAGCAGTACAACACTGCCGTGGCCCGGCTGTC
The Defluviimonas aquaemixtae DNA segment above includes these coding regions:
- a CDS encoding GumC family protein, which gives rise to MNLDLSFYFAVFLRRIHYFIVIFALVSAAAIAAAFLLPAVYTANSLMIVESPQIPGQLAAPNVQMAALERLQKLESALMTRTNLLDIAQRLRVFEEIDKMSPDGIVQSMRDNTRIVKNAGRGQATLMSVQFEAETGPTAAAVVNEYVTVLLQFDAEQRQSSAEGTLEFFNQEVKRLSSELDVISSKILDFQNKNSDALPNTLNFRLGQQKLLQDRLATIERDIAALKDQKARMIAIFESTGQVNPTAPAANQTPEARQLDQLRTQLNGMLAVFTPENPKVKMLQLQIQQLEEVVRAQLPADSAADPAASMLDVQLADLDTRIALLEEERVRVLEQLDELQDSISRTPANQVALDALNRDYSNIQQQYNTAVARLSQAAAGEQIEVRSKGERLSLVDAATVPERPSKPNRILIAGGGVFAGAFLGVAFIALLEFLNRSVRRPKDLISAFGITPIATIPYMRTPSEVMMRRTGFALMLLVAVAGIPAMIYAVHVYYQPLDIIVSKVAAKLGIQL
- a CDS encoding sugar transferase, whose amino-acid sequence is MTLQLNDLSEDYGMASAPVGLVEVRKRSGIYRNVFKRLFDLAVVLISSVVVAPLIGFLALLVALDGSAPFYLNDRVGRRGKTFRMLKLRTMVPNADRLLEDYLSHNAEALLEWNSTQKLKSDPRITRVGRFLRKSSLDELPQLWNVFVGDMSLVGPRPMMPSQRALYSGMAYYALRPGITGPWQVSDRNESEFSKRAEHDTRYDETLSLTTDLKLLMATIRVVLRGTGY
- a CDS encoding ExeA family protein, encoding MNKVVETNTDDSSNVGFYMDFFGFRERPFTLVPDPDFLFWSAQHRRAYSVLEFGILSRAPITLVTGGVGCGKTTLLRELLRQFGSKVTVGLISNAQGGRGELIQWVLNSLGVVFDPNEGYVRLFQKLQDYLIEEYAAGRRVVLIFDEAQNLSPESLEELRMLTNINSGKDEVIQLVLVGQPELREMVLDPSLRQLAQRIAASFHLLPLDEKAVVELIAYRLRAAGGTGEEVTGPAARMIFRVTYGVPRLVNQLCDMALLYAWSMDNHHVDENVVQSVLDDGVFFAAQIAAEDEKLK